In the genome of Pseudomonas sp. B33.4, the window GGCGATAAGGTGTTCTGTTTCACCTTGGGTTTTCGGTAGCGTAAAACCCCCGAAGGCCAGCCACTGCTCGACGCCTGTCACTTCGCCGGAGTAGACATAACCACCGGTTTGTTTGGCGAGTTCTGCAAGTATCATCACTTCACCAGCCAGCGCTCCGGTGTGATCAGACGCTGTTGGCATGCTGAAACGATAAGAGTCAAAGACCATGAAAAGATCGGCATTGACGTCAATGCCGACTTGAATATCGGCAGCGTAAGAAAGTTTGTTGAGCAGGATCGAAAACGCCTCGGTTTGAGTCATTTTCCGCATTACGTTGCGAGCAGGATCATACGCCTCGTCAAATGTACTGCCGGCAACGCGAGGGATAAACAGGTCTTGCAGGTCGACAGTTGAATCCGATGGCAGAGATGCACTCACGGTGAAACGATCAACCGTCACGCTCGAATCAAGGCTCGTTAAAGTAGTCCTCAGGGCGCGAGTGATGTGCGCTCGCTCCTGTTTGTCGTAAACGGAGCGGTCTATGAATGAAGTATCAATGGGTAACGCCGGCCGCATAAGTTGTATCCTGAGTCTGATGAGTTTGAAGTGTCTTTAATGCCGGCGCACATTTTTTGGTTGCGCAGGATCAAAGCGTTAACTCAGGATAAGTAATGTCCGTTGCGTAGTTACAGGTCTAGTGCATTGCAAGATATTCGGGGATATAACAGCGTGCGTCGAATGTTGTCGCACGCCATACACTTGAGACGCTTTTGACTCTACCCCAGTATTGTTTTTACCTTGTCGCGCAGTTGATCAATTGAAAACGGTTTGCCGATGACATGCATGTCTTTAGGCACGTCAATGGATTCGGCATATCCACTGGCGAACAGAATCGGCAAGGCGGGGCGCAATTCGCGAGCTTTGGTTGCCAGTTCGCGACCGTTCATGCCCGGCAGACCGTGATCGGTCATCATCAGGTCAATGTGATTATTCATGTCCTCGAGAAGCTCCAGCGCAGCGTCGCCATCTTCCGCCTCAAGCACCTTGAACTCCAACTCCTCCAGCACATCGGCAATCAGCATGCGCACGATGTCGTCGTCTTCTACGACAAGGATGGTGGAGGTGGGGGTAGACATAATAAGGCTCTCAAAAGTCAGTTCAGGGTCGCCGGTCGATCAAAAGTGCCGGGCTTCTTCATCAGTAAGTGGCGCAGTGCCACAAGTTCCCCACCCGACAGAAAAAAAGCATAGCTGCGGATGGGGTCGCAAGGATAACTGTTCGGGGCCGCAAACACGCCTGTGTGCGTAGGAATTTGCGACTAAACGTGTGAGAAAAATGGATCCATACCGCCGTTTTGGGGCAAACTCCCTGTTTTTCAACAGTTCGACAAGGCTGCCCCATGTCCTCTCAGTCTACGGTTGATGAGCAACGGTTTCGCAAACTCCTGAGTCGCAACATCAGTCTGCCCTTGGGCGTCGGTGTACTCAGTGCCGTGTTCTTCGTGTCGCTGATCACTTATCTGCTGTCGGTGATCCAGTGGGTGGAGCACACCGACCGGGTGATCAATAACGCCAATGAAGCGGTGAAGCTCACCGTGGACCTGGAAACCGGCATGCGCGGTTTTCTGCTCAGCGGCGACGAGCACTTCCTCGACCCGTATGAAACGGCCAAGCCGCGTATTACCGTAGCACTCAATACCTTGCTCGAACTGACCGCCGATAACCCGGTGCAGACCGATCGTCTGCGCCGCTTGCAAGCCTTGCAGATCGAGTGGGCCAATTACGCACAGTCGATGATCGATCTGCAGCGTTCCAGCGGCGATTACCGGGGCGCGGTCAAGGCCGGGCGCGGCAAGCGTCTGACTGATGAAATCCGCAAGCAATTCGAAGACGTTATCGAAACCGAACAGGTACTGCGCACGACGCGTAATGAAGACGTACGTCGCACGACGATCTGGAGCATCAGTCTTTACCTGGTGTTCATCGCCGGTATCAGCGGCTTGCTGGCCTATATTGGCCGTCGTGATCTGGTCAATCTGTCGCAGAGCTACGGGGCGACCCTGGCTGCACAGGAAGCCAGTGCCGAGCGCCTGGAACAGCAGGCGTGGTTGCGCAATGGTCAGACCGAACTGGCCGAGCAGGTGCTGGGGCAACTGACGCTGAATCTGCTGGGACGCAATATTCTGCAGTTCTGTGCGCAATACCTCGGCACCGCTGTGGCTGCGCTGTATGTGCGCGAAGAGCACGGCGGCCTCAAGCGTGTCGCGACTTATGGTTTCTCCCGCGAGCAGGAAGAGCAGGACCAGTCGATCTACAGCGGCGAGGGCATCGTTGGCCAGGTGGCGCAACAGGCGCGGCTGATTCGTCTCGATTCGGTGCCGGCGGACTACTTCAAAGTCAGCTCAGGGCTGGGTGAAGGCTTGCCGCACAGTGTGATGGTGGTGCCGACCAGTGATGACGACCGCGTCAACGGCGTGATCGAGCTGGGTTTCCTGCGTCCTCTCAATGATCGCGATATCGAACTGCTGGAACTGATCGCCGGCAACATCGGCACTTCCATCGAAGCCGCGCGCTATCGCCAGCGACTGCAAGAAGTGCTGGCCGAAACCCAGCAGCTCAACGAAGAGTTGCAGGTGCAGCAGGAAGAGCTGAAAACCGCCAACGAAGAGCTGGAAGAACAGTCGCGGATTCTCAAGGAGTCCCAGGCGCATCTGGAAACCCAGCAGGTCGAACTGGAACAGACCAACGAGCAGCTCGCCGAACAGGCGCAAACCCTGGCCGAGCAACGCGACGCCATGGACCTGAAGAACACCGAACTCAATCAGGCCCAGGTGCAGCTCGAAGAACGCGCGGAAGAGTTGCAGCGTTCGAGCAAGTACAAGTCCGAATTCCTCGCCAACATGTCCCACGAACTGCGCACGCCGCTGAACAGTTCGCTGATTCTGGCCAAGTTGCTGGCGGAAAACCCGCAGGACAACCTCAGCGCCGAACAGGTCAAGTTTGCCGAGTCGATCTACTCCGCTGGCAACGACCTGCTCAACCTGATCAACGACATTCTGGATATCTCCAAGGTCGAGGCGGGCAAGCTTGAAGTGATTCCGGAGAACACCAGCGTCGCGC includes:
- a CDS encoding response regulator, whose translation is MSTPTSTILVVEDDDIVRMLIADVLEELEFKVLEAEDGDAALELLEDMNNHIDLMMTDHGLPGMNGRELATKARELRPALPILFASGYAESIDVPKDMHVIGKPFSIDQLRDKVKTILG